tttgtttatttttcattcggtaaaaaaaaaaaagatcacttaattTGTCGACTAAAATTGGAATATGTTTTAGCCATATTGTAATAGATCACAACCCTGTTAATTACTCTATGGTCGAAAATGTTTTAGCCACATTGTAATAGATCACAAGCCTATTTTATTGGATAGAGTGAACTCCTGTGAAATTTATTTCACTCAAATCATTTGAGTGCTTAATGCGATCATTTCCCTTAAAtctcaaaacaaaaaaggattgAAAGTCGGCAATACAAACCAAGCTAGCTGCTaaagtttttgcttttttgttagaatttgtttttttttttttttttggatgaattGAGAAGTAGTAATTACATTTTGAAGCATTCCATTTTGAGTGCGTATATGAGGTGAAAACAAATGCCACATCTAGTATTTGAGATGTAATTAAATCTTTGATTACGCTCGAAAAAGGAGATCATGTATTAATTGACAATGGTTGGTCCCAGTTTAATAGACTCAAACGTGAGAGGGAGGATATCTAGTGCCATTGTAAAgcgaaaaataaagagaatctaatacttaaaaaatttggAGTGCAAAGCATTGGAACAATCGATAAATCCTTCTTGAGTAAAGAAGTTGCCATTATGTTTGCCAAAACATGTCTGCCATGCAGGCCGATGACAAACTTGGGGTACTGAGCTCCTCCTGCATCTCCTAAAGGAGATCAATGTGACATGCGCTTCCCGGAAGTTATACGGGTTAAAACCTTCTAAAGCTAGAGCACAATCACTTTAGCTACAGTCGAGTGGATGAGGCAATTTATTCCTGCGTTCCGAACCGCCAAGAAAATGGTAGTCCATGGCTGTGTGCGCCGGTAGCATTACACCATCCAATGAAATGTCCAAACGACAATCAAGCGAATTCCCCACCGGATAAGTTGCCATTTAGTTCAAAACGAAAGGGAAGAAAATATACGAAGAAATGGACTAAGCGATCCTCGAGACTTTCGCCGCTGCGCAAGATGATGATTAAGAAGAGCTGGAGATCTTGAAAGCGACTTCTTCTGTATGGGATGAGCCAAATTCCCATCTTGTTGGTTTCCATCAACTGCAAAACATCATCAAAATTCAGTATTTTGAGAGAATCGAGGGTTACACACGAAGGAGGACTTGGTTCCTGAAACAGAGTAGCGCATAGTTGCAGTTGACCAGCTTTTTTGGAGACAGAACACTGATTAGAGAGTTGCGACAAATTCTTGAGCCATGTAAATGTGCGCTACATTAAATATGTCGACCACATTGGAAGCTTACCGAAGCTTTAAACTGTAGGGAAATGGATCTGGCATCTGGTGGACTAAACAGGTTAGGAATGTAGAAactagaaaaaaacaaaaaagttcaaGTACTTGGAACTTGCAGAGGACGATTTTTGGATTGTGGAGACTTGGGATTTGATTAGATTAAGGAGAACTCTTTAGCCCTGGAATAATGTCTACAATAACATCTGTCATTACAGAAAGCATTTACCAAACTTAAGGAATTCTGTGTGGATTGTTTCTCGCCGATAAGGTTTTGATGGTGGCATTGAGGTCACCCTCCCAATGCCCTTCACTATCTTGGTAGGAGAAGAATACTTTGTCTAGTACTGGTGTCCTCAAGGCACCCTTGCAGAATATATTCATCTTGGGGCATCTTGTCACAAGAATACTCATCAATGATGGAAACATGAAGGTGGAATTTGTGGCAGAGAAGCTCTCAAGGCTTGGTAAATCATCAAGTTTCAACCATTGCAGCTTGGGGAAAGAGATCTCCTTTACTCCCTTTCCATCATCTGTTACCACATCTTCCATTGCAGGACAATTTCCTAGGGCTAGGCTCTTAAGGTGCACCAGACTTGTCATTGCGGAGCAAGTCCCCATATGAACTAGGCCATTGCAATTCTCTACTTGCAATCCTGTCAAGCTCTGCAACGAAGTTGGAGATGGAAATACGATGGATATACTTGGGCAGTATCCAATATGCAGATATTCAATCTGTTGGAGGATTTCAGCTAGCAATGAGCCATCTTTCCAGACTTGCTTCAGGTTCCATAGGGTTCTCAGCTCAAGTCGCTTCAGATTTCCAATTGCCTTGAGAGGCTTTTCAATGTCAGATAGTCCTCCACTGGGAGTGGCTCCCCTATGCCCAAACGCATCTTCTGGAAATATCTCCTCAAAGGAACTACAGTGCACAATAAGCGTTTCTAGATTGGGGAATCTCTGGAGAAGGAAGTTGGTGGGAAAAGCAACATTTGCATCATGGTGGCAGATCAAAGCCAGCTCCTTAAGATTGCCAAAGATGTAATGCTGCATCATCTCGACATCCTCCCTCGCTAACGGCAACTGCTCCAATTGTGGAATAACCTGTGGGGACAGGGAATCTATTTTAATTAGACCGCCAAAGTCCATGTCAATCCCCACAGCCACGGCCCAATGACTAAACAAGAACTGCCAGGCTTTTACCATGTTTAATATGTTGCGCTCTATTAAGTAAGCTGCAATTTTCATTTCTATGCAGTAGATCATACGTAGTGCATGGGTTCACCTTTCTAGAACTATAAGTAGAATGCATTCATGAACTGATGATTggcaaaaggaacaaaagaataaGTTTGGAGCTGATGGGATCTAGCTAGGCGAAAAAGCGAAAAAGCAAGATAGAGAATATGTTCCAGGAATTTGAGGAAACAATTAGGACAAATTATTCAATCTAACTATAAAAAATTAAGAGTCAGATAATCTAGGAAGCAAGCCAATCGTACATAGCCAAAAATAAACAGGTGTTCTAGCATTCCAATCAAATCAAGCTGGTAAATTCGACTGAATATTAGTTAATTACAATGGTGTTCGTAAGTTACTGGAATAGACGTTGGCAGATTATTAAAGTAGTTGGTGATCTTAAAAGTACAAAGACATTTGTACTTTTCAAAACCTAGAAAATAAGAACCTGGCCAAAGGGTAATATCAGTGGCTATCTTAATTTGAAGAATGTTAATTTCTCAATTCTAAGAACACTTAGCTCCTGTTAGGTAAAATATTCGATCAATTCAATTTCCAAATTAGATTTACTAGCACCGAGAGATATGCCCCTAAACCAACGAAGACAAGGGTCAAGAGCTAGAATCAAGGATTTTACCTTTTCTACGCAAAAGAGCGGAGCTCGGGTCTGATTGATAGTCGTACCTTGCCAGCTTTGGATTTCACTGGCGAATGCGAATGACCTCATTTGGCCACAGTGTTTCAGCTGCAAATTCTTCAAGAGCGGCCAAGTTGAAGTATGACTATTCCTGTGGAAGCTCCTCAGTTTTGGCAAGTCAAATAACCACAGGTAGGTCAATCGAGGAAAGAAGAGATCTTCCGCACTAGTCCCTGCTCCTCCGTCTTCCTCTGCTATAATTTCCTCCACCCCACAATCCGTCACTTCAAGATTTTCAAGCTGTGTCATATTTTTCGCCACCGAACTTGGGAATAAACTTTTGAGACTCTCACACCCTACAGCCTTCAAAGTTCGTAATTGCCCAAAGGTAAGAGCTGGTCGAGGAAGTCCACTCCACATTTGCTTCATATTTGGAAGTCGTATCAAAACTATTTCTCTCATTTGAAAAGTGCTTGTGGAATGAGCTTGGCTAAAACTGAGTTCTTGGACTTGAAATGCCACTTCCAAGGAACCACAATAGGTCACGACTAACTTCTCTAGGTTTTGAAATCTTGCGAGGATAGACTCGGATGAAAATATGGATGAAAGTTTCTCACAGTACTCCACTATTAGCATCTTGAGTTTGCTAAAGGCATTTAATGCAAGCTCATCAACCCATATCTTCTCCACGTTATTCATGTGCGAGATCTTCATCAACTCCATATTAGGAAACTCAACCTgttattttccattttaattCATTAGAGCCGACTCGAAAGCCTTAatttcaagaacaagaaaaatcacAGTAGACagaattgaaagaaaagaaaactaaatgCATGCTATTATCTTTTACCATATGCCACACCTTAAATTCAACTCTCCCCCCcctttcccccaaaaaaaaaacaaatttcaatTCTCCTAAATGGATTTTGTCATAATATTTTTACGTGGATAGCTTAAATTTCTATAATATACATTTAACATTGTGTTTAATAGAACCTTGATAATCTTGAAGAGATGAAACTTAATTTTTAAGGATCAGACAGAAGATCTCGACAATTTTGGTGAGAATTTAATAGATCCAATAAAATTCAACTAACTAATTTGGATGAACGTAACACCTTGGAAGACCACTAGCAGGGAATCACTTGCTCTGGTGGCCTTGCAAGTGTTGACGGCCCTTAACTTGACCCCAGCAAGTGTCTCTCGCCCTCGCTGTGAACTGGCGAGGGTTGTCGGCCCTCATTGGAGAGCAGCATGCAGCTCCTCCCCCTTTTGACTTGCAATCCCTCGCATAACATTTTTTTCGTAGTTTCCATATTCTTTTGTtagagttgtttttttttttctgtctatttttaatttttaatttttctatcgtGGCAATGGTTAAAGAACCTCCACCACTGCGTTAACCGCCACATAAGACTAAATAAAAATGCAGCTATTCATCTACAAGAAATGGATGGATTTAACAAGTCTTGCACGCCACGCCACTTAAATGCATGCAAAATGAATTTTGAGGACTTAAGTCCGAACTGACAATTTTTCATGATGTTGTTGTCCCTTGATCTTATATTAAATaagatttcaaatttgaattgaCCTCTTTAACattgtctagactctaaattaGTTAAAAGATGTTAATTAGAGCTTAACGTTTCACCAATGTTTACATTTCAGTTGCAgtacaaatgaaaatttacATTGATATAACAAAAATTTACCAAGTTTCTAAAACTCATGACAAAGTTTTGAAATAAGTGTcgacattttcatatttaaagaAATAACTTTGAGAGGTAATGCAATAAAGGTCAAACACTTAAAAGAGAAGACTAAAGGTTAGCAGAAGTCACCCCATAGACCCTTACATAGTCTAGCTCAAACCATCAAGGACAAGAAAGTAAATATGCCATTAAAAATAATAAGTGCAAACCTGGTCGACCAACAAAAGCGGTTGTTTTGTTGGAACGCTGCCCTCTAGTTGATTGCAACTGGCATCTCCTAGGATCACCTCCACAGCTTTACAATCTTCAACGGTGAACCATTTCAATGAGGGCCATTCTGATATACTCTTCCCATTGCAGAAACTTTTGAGTTTTGGCATGTTGTGAAGATAAAGAGTGACAAGTTGAGGAATTGCAATTATGTCAGCTACTTCTTCAAGtctctcctcttctctggcAACAATGTACTCTATCTCTCCACAACCACCTAGAACAAGATACTGGAGTTGTACCAGACTTTTTGCCATAGACATTGTAAAAAGGTTTCTTACACATGGGCACTCCTCAACTGTCAAGTACTCCACACTACGGAGCAGCCTCTTCCCCATGAATGAAGGAATGACATTCAATAGGTTGGGAAACTGCTTCACCTCAAGGACCTTTAGGTGGCAAATGGACTCATCAGGCATCTCATTCTCCCAAAGTCCTCTTGATTGAATTCCCGTTAAACGTAGCTCTTCTAATTTGGGAAATACAACCTGCATAAGCATCACATGGCTAAAGTCACAATGAATGGCATTCAAGCAAAGTTGCTTTTGTATCCGAAGAATCACAAAGAATAAATCAAATCAGACGAGCACCGATTTAGGGGAGatgaaggaaagaggaaaacctTCTCGTCAAATAAAGAATGTGGACTTTCATCGAAACCGGCGTTTGTCGCTGGCTGCCTCAATATGAATGCCTTGAGTTCAGTGCACTCCAAAATCGTGAGCTTTCTAAGGGAGGGAAACTCATATGGACAACTTCCTGAGCTGAAACTAACCAGTCTCTTAAGGTAAGAAAGCTTCAATGTATGTAAATGAGAGAACTTCACTGCCTTCAACTTTCGCtttccactttcttgcttgGGGACTACGTCCTGCATGTTATTGCAACCAAAAACATCTAGCATCTCAAGTTTATCAAGAGTCCTAGATGTGTCATTGGTGAATAGACATCTCAAACTGTGGCAATTGCGCAAGCTAACATTAGTCAGACTAGGAAGACTTAATGTTGCTTTGGTGCTGCTTGTCACGAACGCATTCAGCCTCGGCAGGTCCCACAACTTCATTTCTTTAAAGTCCGAGAAGACCAAACGTCTTTGCCTTTCATTAGTATTGACATCAATATGCTTTATTAATGCTTCCAAAGAGGCACACTTGACCACCTCAATCATTTTCAGGCTCTGGAACCTGTCTATTGAAGCTGATGGAAAAATATGAGACAAATTTTCACAATCTTGGATGGTGATGGAAGCCAGTTTGCGGAACGATTCTTCAGAAAGTTCATTGTGCCATATCTTCATCAACCCAAACATCGACACGAGGGTCAACTCCTCCAAGCTTGGAAAAAGAACCTGTATGAAAGGATCATATGTTAGTTCCTCGACAACGAACTCCTAAAATCCTGATTTGGATGAGGTTGGTTACCCATGATAATGTACTTTATAATGTACTCTCCAGAATGAAGTTGGTTACCCAAGATCATACCATTGTCATAGAAAAATAACATATGCATGGAATAGCAAGAGGCTTTAAAGGACATGCTGATAGACAGAGTATATAAGTGCTTCCTCGGGGATAGGACTACAATTAAGGAGAATAATTTCTATGATAAACATAAAATAGAGAATACCAGAGATATTTACGCACATTTTGATCGAAGAGTATAGGCAAGGACAAGCTAGAGTTGACACCACCAACCCCTTGTTGTAAATCTGTATCAGCTCTTGTcgattgtttcttttcttcaaagGAAGAGAATGTCATCATTTTGGGGCATCCAGATATCCTCGGTCTTGTTAAGGTTGGACAATGAATACGGTACATCCCATAAGCGAATGTCCTGAGATTTGGCAATTCTTCGAGAGTTAAAGAGGTTAACATAGGGAACTGTAAAGTGTCGATGGATGCAGCTTCCtttgattcttcttcttccgcatCTATAATTTCCTCCAATAGTTTACAACTcgctatttctatttcttttatttgatgGAGCGTTTTGGccgtggaagaagaaaaaagaaacctcaAGTTCTCACAGTTCTGCACCTTCGGTGCCCTTAAGTTTCGGAAACACAAGCCTATTCTTGGATTCTTGCTCCATATGTGTCCCAACCTTGGTAAGTCACTCAAGGTTAATATGGTTAATCGCGATAGAACCTCAACATCCTCATTGGCTGTCTGTCCTTCAAGGTTGAATACTTCCCGTATTGAGTGACACCTTTCAATGGCTATAGCTTCCAAATTCTGTAGCTTTATAACCAAATTTGATGGGAAGATGCTCAAGAGGAACGCGCAATCCTCTACCTTCAGAAATTTTAGGTTGGTCACATCTGAAGGAAATTGCGAGTTCCATATATCTTCCAATTTGGGAAGATGAGACAGTGTCATGGACTCCAACCAGGGCAACGAAACCTTCAAAAGTCAAGAGAATCACGTTATGAAGGCATAtgcattgatttttctttatctgTGAGGAGTGAATAACTCCACATAATCTCACAATGCTTGTAACTAAAAATTATGAACACGCGTTGCATGTCAAAATTTAACAAAGAAAAGGATCTCGTGtaatagatttgaagaagatggaagaaaacgGTGGGTagtgttttttgaattttacctTTTATCTT
The genomic region above belongs to Rhodamnia argentea isolate NSW1041297 chromosome 6, ASM2092103v1, whole genome shotgun sequence and contains:
- the LOC115734373 gene encoding uncharacterized protein LOC115734373, translated to MNQVIQKLHEKSNFTEIHYENPPIGIVAATTPTAGDVDSKEDVLESRAKIMEDVMKAVADDKVSVVGVWGAGGVGKSKLLEDIERKIKEQKLFDVVTTAQVSRNPDLKRIQGEIAYALGLKLTNEEPTRVRADRLCTRLKNDSEKKILIILDNLWKKLELKEVGIPFGDDNKVRGCKLLLTSRNLEVLRSDMGSDRHFQLNELKDREARILFERTIGDRVNDPKVKPLVDGVVQKCGGLPLLILSVAKRLKDGDLAEWRNALTKIEGSDVESIVEQNYNDLKDDRMRSLFLVCALSSGRIRTGNILFYGMGLGLFKTFAKTIESIKDRFKEDLHILQRSSLLLDSDVTEEIQMHDIFVDVAISIASKEWNALVAKKNCGFKEWTKDELKKCTAMSFPWVGIDELPEEVDCPNLKMLLLLEDNPSLKIPELFFQSMEKLQVLELVGLSFSSLPSSIEFLENLKSLCLDNCHLGDVTLLGKLKGLQCLSFSDSSITQLPKEIGGLTELRILSLVGCSNLKVIGPGVLGSLVRLEELRMENSFDQWEDEDQEPRSNASLAELKNMKNLSTLSISIPRSVNLSGDLPFGNLNEYIIQIGDVWDWSDEVLEDRNLKLKPDSGKLLDEEWVQRCLRMTQDLHLDGLQDGHNSIHSLCEEGFQELLQLHVRNSPSLQYIVHSTEYDQCKAFTKLEKLFLENLNNLEKICHGCLAPESFSKLKIVKVKNCHEIKHLFPSPMMRILLQLEEIEITTCHLMQQLVGNAEADEYINEIDEDANTKSCKLRRLMLQNLPEMTSLCKTRDHSVAFFNEQQVSLPWLESMTLSHLPKLEDIWNSQFPSDVTNLKFLKVEDCAFLLSIFPSNLVIKLQNLEAIAIERCHSIREVFNLEGQTANEDVEVLSRLTILTLSDLPRLGHIWSKNPRIGLCFRNLRAPKVQNCENLRFLFSSSTAKTLHQIKEIEIASCKLLEEIIDAEEEESKEAASIDTLQFPMLTSLTLEELPNLRTFAYGMYRIHCPTLTRPRISGCPKMMTFSSFEEKKQSTRADTDLQQGVGGVNSSLSLPILFDQNVLFPSLEELTLVSMFGLMKIWHNELSEESFRKLASITIQDCENLSHIFPSASIDRFQSLKMIEVVKCASLEALIKHIDVNTNERQRRLVFSDFKEMKLWDLPRLNAFVTSSTKATLSLPSLTNVSLRNCHSLRCLFTNDTSRTLDKLEMLDVFGCNNMQDVVPKQESGKRKLKAVKFSHLHTLKLSYLKRLVSFSSGSCPYEFPSLRKLTILECTELKAFILRQPATNAGFDESPHSLFDEKVVFPKLEELRLTGIQSRGLWENEMPDESICHLKVLEVKQFPNLLNVIPSFMGKRLLRSVEYLTVEECPCVRNLFTMSMAKSLVQLQYLVLGGCGEIEYIVAREEERLEEVADIIAIPQLVTLYLHNMPKLKSFCNGKSISEWPSLKWFTVEDCKAVEVILGDASCNQLEGSVPTKQPLLLVDQVEFPNMELMKISHMNNVEKIWVDELALNAFSKLKMLIVEYCEKLSSIFSSESILARFQNLEKLVVTYCGSLEVAFQVQELSFSQAHSTSTFQMREIVLIRLPNMKQMWSGLPRPALTFGQLRTLKAVGCESLKSLFPSSVAKNMTQLENLEVTDCGVEEIIAEEDGGAGTSAEDLFFPRLTYLWLFDLPKLRSFHRNSHTSTWPLLKNLQLKHCGQMRSFAFASEIQSWQGTTINQTRAPLFCVEKVIPQLEQLPLAREDVEMMQHYIFGNLKELALICHHDANVAFPTNFLLQRFPNLETLIVHCSSFEEIFPEDAFGHRGATPSGGLSDIEKPLKAIGNLKRLELRTLWNLKQVWKDGSLLAEILQQIEYLHIGYCPSISIVFPSPTSLQSLTGLQVENCNGLVHMGTCSAMTSLVHLKSLALGNCPAMEDVVTDDGKGVKEISFPKLQWLKLDDLPSLESFSATNSTFMFPSLMSILVTRCPKMNIFCKGALRTPVLDKVFFSYQDSEGHWEVTNLTIDGRSSVELLNLIGKSDPMVVVYLRRRDWMLKELERIRSHIGLKRRKHGMLQELGRIRVTLDRLLFSVWLWNEKNLHAPLRHHQLLLWPATSFRSEKFTKLPALQRLHPRKAPDLLTFARTLFSAVSFVNLRRLSGLCALPRSGYSPLQEELMAEESEEEEQ